The stretch of DNA ACTTTTATAACCTTTACAGCCCTTATAACTTTTACAACATTTAAAAAACAAACAAAATGTCTACAGTACAAATATCTGCATCTGATGTAAACAAACTGCGCCAGCAAACCGGTGCAGGCATGATGGATTGCAAAAAAGCTTTAACCGAAACTAACGGCGATTTTGAAGCTGCTATTGATTTTTTAAGAAAAAAAGGCGCTAAAGTTGCTGCAAGCCGCCAGGATCGCGAATCTAACGAAGGTGTTGTTATAGCACGTACTTCAGAAGATTTTAAACGTGGTGTGGTTATAGAACTAAACTGCGAAACTGATTTCGTAGCTAAAAATGCTGAGTTTGTTGCTTTTGGTAACGAAATTGCAAACGCTGCCGTTCAAGGCAAACCGGCTACTATCGAAGACCTTTACAACCTTGAAATTGACGTTGAAAATGTACGTGTTAAAATTGGTGATGCTATCATTGATAAAACAGGTAAAATAGGCGAAAAGATAGGTGTATCTAAATACGAAGTTATTGAAGGCGAAAAAGTTGTTGCTTACATACATGGTAACTACCGTTTAGGTGTGCTAGTTGGTTTAAGCAAAAGCGTTGCCGGTGCCGATGAGGCAGGTAAAGACGTAGCAATGCAAATTGCTGCCATGAACCCGGTTGCTATTGATAAAGATGGCGTTGATGCCACCGTTATTGAGCGTGAACTGGAGATTGCTAAAGAGCAAATACGTGCAGAAGGTAAACCGGAAGAAATGGTTGAAAAAATTGCTGCCGGTAAACTGAACAAATTCTACAAAGATTCTACTTTATTAAACCAGGAGTTTGTAAAAGACTCATCTAAAAACGTTAGTCAGTTTTTAGACTCGGTTGATAAAGGCCTAACTGTTACCGCATTTAAGCGGGTAGCTTTAGGAGCTTAATTATATTATCCCTCCCGATTAAATCGGGAGGGATTTTTTTTGTTCTGTCATTCCTTTATCCGCGCGTTATTGCGAGGAACGAAGCAATCTCAGAACTGAGCTAAACGATTTGCTTAACCGATTGTCCTTTGTATAAATTGCTTCGTTCCTCGCAATGACGCAATTGTTATAAATTAAGTATGATAACAGCACTTCATCATCTTCAACTTATCTCTAACGGCACCATCGCCGAAGGCAAAGCCATTTTATTGGAAGGCAGCCAAATAAAAGCTATTATTAATGATAACGCTATCCCTGCCGATGCGAGGAAAGTAGACCTTAATGGTGCTTACCTGGCACCGGGGCTTATAGATCTGCAGATATATGGCAGCGGAGGTAAACTATTTGCCGGCAAGCCCGAAGTATCAGCGCTAAAGAAAATGGAAGACGACCTGCTTGACCAGGGCACAACCGGTTTTTTTGCTACCATAGGCACTAATTCCAATGATATTGTTGAAGCAGGCATTGCGGCGGCAAAAGCGTATCGTGCTACTGCCCGGGGCAATTTTTGGGGAGTGCATTTGGAAGGCCCGTATTTAAACCCGGCCAAAAAAGGTGCCCATCCAGAAAAGTTCATTAAAAAAGCTACCCTTGCCGAAGTAAAAGGTTGGGTAGAGGAAGCGGATGGTGTAATTACCATGATAACCATAGCGCCCGAGTTGCAGGACCAGGAGGTGATAGATTACCTGCATACACAGGGCATCATTATATCATCGGGCCATAGCAATGCTACTTATGCGCAGGGAAAAGCATTTTTAAATAAACCAATACCGGCAGTTACACACCTGTTTAACGCCATGCCGCAAATGCACCATCGCGAGCCTGGTTACATACCTGCTATATTCGAAGAAAAACCCTACACCAGTATTGTTGCTGACGGCAACCATGTTGATTTTGCGATGATACGCCTGGCCAAACGCGAATTGGGTGACAAGCTTTTCCTGATAACAGATGCGGTAACTGCTGCAACCGAAGGTACATATCAGCACCGCTTGCAGGGCGATAAATATGTAATGCCTGATGGTACGCTGTCCGGGTCGAGCCTGACGATGCTTAAAGCTGTACAAAACTGTGTAGAGCATGTGGGTATAGGATTGGCAGAAGCGGTTAATATGGCATCATTGTACCCGGCCGAGTTGGCCTCGAAGACCCAAAAAGGTAAAATAGAGGCCGGTTTTGATGCCGACCTTATTGTATTTAACAGCAAATTTGAAGTGCAGGAAACTATATTGCAGGGCCAACTATTAACAAAGGCATTATAAAATTTTTACAATACCAATTATTATCTATTTTTGATAAATCTTCCTTTTGAATGAAATATAATAGAATCCTCCTAAAGCTTAGCGGCGAGTCGCTTATGGGCGAACGCCAGTACGGCATCGATAACAACCAGGTTTTACAATACGCACGCG from Inquilinus sp. KBS0705 encodes:
- a CDS encoding elongation factor Ts, which gives rise to MSTVQISASDVNKLRQQTGAGMMDCKKALTETNGDFEAAIDFLRKKGAKVAASRQDRESNEGVVIARTSEDFKRGVVIELNCETDFVAKNAEFVAFGNEIANAAVQGKPATIEDLYNLEIDVENVRVKIGDAIIDKTGKIGEKIGVSKYEVIEGEKVVAYIHGNYRLGVLVGLSKSVAGADEAGKDVAMQIAAMNPVAIDKDGVDATVIERELEIAKEQIRAEGKPEEMVEKIAAGKLNKFYKDSTLLNQEFVKDSSKNVSQFLDSVDKGLTVTAFKRVALGA
- the nagA gene encoding N-acetylglucosamine-6-phosphate deacetylase, which codes for MITALHHLQLISNGTIAEGKAILLEGSQIKAIINDNAIPADARKVDLNGAYLAPGLIDLQIYGSGGKLFAGKPEVSALKKMEDDLLDQGTTGFFATIGTNSNDIVEAGIAAAKAYRATARGNFWGVHLEGPYLNPAKKGAHPEKFIKKATLAEVKGWVEEADGVITMITIAPELQDQEVIDYLHTQGIIISSGHSNATYAQGKAFLNKPIPAVTHLFNAMPQMHHREPGYIPAIFEEKPYTSIVADGNHVDFAMIRLAKRELGDKLFLITDAVTAATEGTYQHRLQGDKYVMPDGTLSGSSLTMLKAVQNCVEHVGIGLAEAVNMASLYPAELASKTQKGKIEAGFDADLIVFNSKFEVQETILQGQLLTKAL